The following proteins are encoded in a genomic region of Acidobacteriota bacterium:
- a CDS encoding sigma-54-dependent Fis family transcriptional regulator produces MAKKGSILICDDEEIMRDVLETILSGAGYKVDLAKTGEEAIEVYSQRVYDLVLMDVSMPGIGGLTALEELIKIDPEAMVLMVTAYATFDTAISAWEKGAAGVIRKPFQNEQILAFVARGIRNRKKEEERRTLRQAMAKSVKRDGFIGRSEIMEDVFRLVERVAPARSTVLITGESGTGKELVAKAIHEASPRADNPFVVVNCSNIPSELLESELFGHTKGAFTGAVASKKGLFEVADTGSIFLDEIGDLRPELQVRLLRVIQEREFTPLGDTTPAKVDVRIIAATNVDLKEAVRSGQFREDLYYRLSVVPLELPALRNRREDILPLTQHFIKKYNEENGRDISENVSPDVLSLLENYNYPGNVRELENIIERAVVIAQTDEITVECLRPEVRDPNLAFNMMKSTEGSSSELDIARGVNFYDEVKKYEIDLIRRALEQTGGHQSRAARLLGLNATTLNSKIKTHNIPTRN; encoded by the coding sequence ATGGCTAAGAAGGGTTCGATACTCATCTGCGACGACGAAGAGATAATGCGAGACGTACTTGAGACGATCCTCTCGGGTGCGGGCTACAAGGTGGATCTTGCTAAGACCGGCGAAGAAGCGATCGAGGTCTACTCGCAGAGAGTGTATGACCTCGTGCTGATGGATGTGTCGATGCCGGGCATCGGCGGCCTTACCGCGCTTGAGGAATTGATCAAGATCGATCCAGAAGCGATGGTCCTAATGGTGACAGCATACGCAACATTCGACACGGCTATTTCCGCGTGGGAGAAAGGTGCGGCAGGTGTTATCCGAAAGCCATTCCAAAACGAGCAAATTCTCGCGTTTGTGGCACGGGGCATCCGAAATCGGAAGAAGGAAGAAGAGCGCCGTACTCTCCGTCAGGCAATGGCCAAATCCGTAAAGCGAGATGGATTCATCGGCCGCTCAGAGATCATGGAGGACGTGTTTCGACTGGTGGAGCGTGTCGCTCCGGCCCGATCAACGGTGCTGATCACCGGCGAAAGTGGAACCGGAAAGGAACTCGTCGCGAAAGCGATCCACGAGGCAAGCCCACGGGCGGACAATCCGTTCGTCGTCGTAAATTGTTCGAATATTCCGTCGGAATTGTTGGAGTCTGAACTTTTTGGCCACACTAAGGGCGCATTTACCGGAGCTGTCGCTTCAAAAAAAGGATTGTTCGAAGTCGCGGATACAGGTTCGATCTTTCTGGATGAGATCGGTGATCTTCGTCCTGAACTGCAGGTGAGATTGCTTAGAGTAATTCAGGAGCGAGAATTTACGCCGCTTGGAGATACTACGCCTGCGAAGGTCGATGTCCGTATAATCGCTGCAACTAACGTTGATCTGAAAGAGGCTGTTCGAAGCGGACAGTTCCGCGAGGATCTGTATTATCGTTTGTCCGTCGTACCTCTCGAATTGCCGGCTTTGCGAAACCGCCGGGAAGATATCTTGCCTCTGACGCAGCATTTCATTAAGAAGTATAACGAAGAGAATGGTCGTGATATATCCGAAAATGTTTCGCCCGATGTTTTGTCGCTGCTCGAGAATTACAACTATCCGGGTAACGTCCGCGAACTCGAGAACATTATCGAACGTGCAGTTGTGATCGCTCAGACGGATGAGATCACAGTTGAATGTCTCCGCCCGGAAGTGCGGGATCCGAACCTTGCGTTCAACATGATGAAAAGCACGGAAGGATCATCGAGTGAACTCGACATCGCCCGCGGCGTCAACTTTTACGACGAGGTCAAAAAGTATGAGATCGATCTGATCCGCCGTGCATTGGAACAGACCGGCGGACATCAATCTCGTGCTGCCCGACTACTTGGCCTTAATGCGACCACGTTGAATTCGAAAATAAAGACACATAATATCCCCACTCGAAATTGA
- the sppA gene encoding signal peptide peptidase SppA: MSKTSKTLLIIGGVVIVCVMVGIIAIALFADSLGRPSVPENSVLVLNVSGDLPDYVPEEPLAKAFGVSQTQSFTSLLTQIRKAKVDNRIGAVLLDINFPGIGWGKADELRDAIADLRTSGKPVYAYMELGMNREYYIASAAEKIFVPPSGSLYVNGFAAEAMFFKGSLDKLGVETDVIQIGPKYKNAPDQYTKTEMGEGQKEVVNAILDEYYGRFTNAIATSRNKAVEDVKAMVDSAPFTAVQAKSQGLIDDAIYREQVDTELKARLGYKEDTKLRTISGGKYREIPSDSLGLNKGEKVAVIYASGAINSGRSSNGVINGQMVGSDTIVAAVNDAAADRSIKAIVLRVDSPGGSALASDLMWYALENAKAKKPVVVSMSDVAASGGYYIACNANKIVAEPSTVTGSIGMFMGKPVIKGLYTWLGVTNQYTMRGKNAGIFRETEKWTPEEREKMVEQANAVYYDNFIPKVAKGRNKTTEEANTLGQGRVWTGTQAKANGLIDEFGGLEKAIDIAKQLAELPAEKDVRRVVFPEPRPFFE, from the coding sequence ATGTCGAAAACCTCGAAAACCTTACTTATAATTGGCGGTGTCGTTATCGTTTGCGTGATGGTCGGGATCATCGCGATCGCGTTGTTCGCGGATTCGCTTGGGCGGCCGAGTGTTCCGGAGAACAGCGTGCTCGTGCTCAATGTTTCCGGCGATCTGCCTGATTACGTGCCCGAAGAGCCGCTCGCCAAGGCATTCGGCGTCAGCCAGACGCAATCGTTCACGAGCCTTTTGACGCAGATCCGCAAAGCGAAGGTCGACAACCGCATCGGTGCTGTATTGTTGGATATCAATTTCCCGGGCATCGGCTGGGGCAAGGCCGACGAACTCCGCGATGCGATCGCCGATCTCCGCACCTCGGGCAAGCCCGTTTACGCCTACATGGAGCTCGGCATGAACCGCGAATATTACATCGCGTCCGCCGCCGAAAAGATCTTCGTGCCGCCCTCGGGCAGCCTGTATGTCAATGGTTTCGCGGCCGAAGCGATGTTCTTCAAAGGCTCGCTCGACAAGCTCGGCGTCGAGACCGACGTCATCCAGATCGGCCCGAAATACAAGAACGCACCTGATCAATACACCAAGACCGAGATGGGCGAGGGACAAAAGGAGGTCGTCAATGCCATCCTCGACGAGTATTACGGCCGCTTTACAAACGCCATCGCGACCTCACGCAACAAAGCGGTCGAGGACGTCAAAGCGATGGTCGATTCGGCGCCGTTCACGGCCGTACAGGCGAAATCACAGGGCCTGATCGATGACGCGATCTACCGAGAACAGGTCGATACCGAGCTCAAGGCCCGGCTCGGCTACAAGGAAGATACAAAGCTGCGAACGATCAGCGGCGGCAAATATCGCGAGATACCGTCGGATTCGCTCGGCCTCAACAAAGGCGAAAAGGTCGCCGTCATTTACGCTTCGGGAGCAATAAATTCGGGCCGTTCGAGCAACGGCGTGATCAACGGCCAGATGGTCGGATCGGACACGATCGTCGCTGCCGTCAACGATGCCGCGGCCGACCGATCGATCAAGGCGATCGTGCTTCGTGTCGATTCGCCGGGCGGCTCGGCACTCGCTTCGGACCTGATGTGGTACGCGCTAGAGAACGCCAAGGCCAAAAAGCCGGTCGTCGTCTCGATGTCCGATGTCGCTGCGTCGGGCGGCTATTACATCGCCTGCAACGCCAACAAGATCGTCGCCGAACCCTCGACCGTCACGGGCTCGATCGGCATGTTCATGGGCAAACCGGTGATCAAGGGCCTGTACACCTGGCTCGGCGTCACAAACCAATACACGATGCGCGGCAAGAACGCGGGCATCTTTCGCGAGACCGAAAAATGGACGCCCGAGGAACGCGAAAAGATGGTCGAACAGGCCAACGCCGTCTATTACGACAATTTCATACCGAAGGTCGCCAAGGGCCGCAACAAGACCACGGAAGAGGCCAATACGCTCGGCCAGGGCCGTGTCTGGACCGGCACTCAAGCCAAGGCGAACGGGCTGATCGACGAATTCGGCGGCCTCGAAAAGGCGATCGATATCGCCAAACAGCTTGCCGAGCTGCCGGCTGAAAAGGACGTCCGCCGCGTCGTTTTCCCCGAGCCGCGTCCGTTCTTCGAGTAG
- a CDS encoding D-alanyl-D-alanine carboxypeptidase encodes MFRSITTKAIGLCIAVLVTAAAGIAQPAPFLQDIKVRNTTPTPYPSSTPLVKKTGGSTMAGVPSSNAVRTMFPALAAVEIPGYSGVIVETLDGKIVLETNSGLLFNPASNVKVATTYAVLKTFGPEFRFQTMVYTDGAIDRNTGTLNGNVYVSGKDPIFGFEHAVAVANELNRLGIRTVMGDLIVTDNFAMNYSGSSLNSAKLLSGTLDASKRSAGATRVWLNYLSYSGKYGQVSGVPSVYFSGATYVQPIPSNLQLLFTHESAPLREIIKAMMCYSNNFLSERLGEMLGGPFAVSRVVQQNAGIAPNEFSLATSSGLGFNRVTPNAMMKLLRALRNDLSRYKMTFVDVMPVAGIDNGTLAGRFDSDFAPGSVVGKTGTLPNTDAGVSALSGEINTRNGKLLFVIFNQRGSVPRFRAFQNSFVSLVQGQFGGAQSIGYQPTSLDVLLARTRIVNPRGQSY; translated from the coding sequence ATGTTCAGATCTATCACAACAAAAGCCATTGGGTTATGCATCGCCGTCTTAGTAACGGCCGCCGCCGGAATCGCCCAGCCGGCACCGTTCCTACAGGACATCAAGGTCCGCAATACGACGCCGACGCCGTACCCGAGCTCGACACCGCTTGTAAAAAAGACCGGCGGTTCGACGATGGCAGGCGTTCCCTCGTCCAATGCCGTCCGGACGATGTTCCCGGCCCTTGCGGCTGTCGAAATTCCGGGTTACTCCGGCGTTATCGTCGAGACTCTCGACGGCAAGATCGTACTCGAAACTAACTCGGGACTTTTGTTCAATCCGGCATCGAACGTAAAGGTGGCGACGACGTACGCGGTTCTTAAGACATTCGGCCCCGAGTTCCGTTTTCAGACAATGGTCTATACCGACGGTGCGATCGACCGAAATACCGGCACGCTGAACGGCAACGTTTACGTATCGGGCAAGGATCCGATCTTCGGATTTGAGCACGCCGTCGCAGTTGCCAACGAGCTGAACCGGCTGGGCATCCGCACCGTAATGGGCGACCTGATCGTGACGGACAATTTCGCCATGAATTACAGCGGTTCGTCGCTAAATTCGGCAAAATTATTATCGGGCACGCTTGATGCGTCGAAACGCAGTGCGGGAGCGACGCGGGTCTGGCTCAACTATCTTTCGTATTCAGGCAAATACGGCCAGGTTAGCGGCGTTCCGAGCGTTTATTTTTCCGGAGCGACCTACGTCCAGCCGATACCGAGCAATCTGCAGCTGCTGTTCACGCATGAGTCGGCACCGCTGCGCGAGATCATCAAAGCGATGATGTGCTACTCGAACAATTTTCTGAGCGAACGCCTCGGCGAAATGCTGGGCGGGCCTTTTGCGGTCTCGCGTGTCGTACAGCAAAATGCCGGCATTGCTCCGAACGAATTTTCGCTGGCGACCTCGAGCGGCCTCGGCTTTAACAGAGTGACGCCGAACGCAATGATGAAGCTGCTTCGTGCTCTCAGAAACGACCTCAGCCGATACAAGATGACGTTTGTCGACGTCATGCCGGTCGCCGGCATCGACAACGGCACGCTCGCCGGACGGTTCGATTCTGATTTTGCTCCGGGCAGCGTCGTCGGCAAGACCGGCACACTCCCCAACACCGACGCCGGCGTCAGTGCCCTGTCGGGCGAGATCAACACGCGTAACGGCAAACTGCTGTTCGTGATATTCAACCAACGCGGCAGCGTACCGAGATTCCGGGCGTTCCAGAACAGTTTCGTATCGCTCGTCCAAGGGCAGTTCGGCGGGGCCCAATCGATCGGCTACCAGCCGACTTCGCTCGACGTACTGCTCGCCAGAACGCGAATCGTAAATCCTCGCGGCCAGTCGTATTAA
- the murJ gene encoding murein biosynthesis integral membrane protein MurJ, whose product MATNETEQIEPEESPEMLAEPEAIAEPVTKQTSVARSAGIVSIAVMFSRVLGLVREMIFARYFGAGFLMDAYVVAFRIPNVLRDLFAEGALSVAFVKVFTDYQVNKGEKEAWRLASLVLNLLAVILSVVCIVGIIFSRQFVDLVADGFSPEKAALATTLTQIMFPFILLVALAAVAMGVLNTKGVFGIPASASTVFNIVSIAFGLGLAYWLSGGGWLNAGDENAIPESSAQWAIIGMSIGTLIGGGAQFFMQIPSLFKVGFRFSPVLSLIDPGIKKVAALMAPAIIGTSAVQVNVLINTYFVSNIEGAQGWLNFGFRLMQLPIGVFGVAVGTAAIPVMSRLASEGKIKDLRDTISSSMNLVFLMTLPSACGLIVLGEPIIRLIYERGKFDETATTMTAAALAGYSIGLTGYAAIKILSPAFYALDDAKTPMLIALGSIAVNFIGSYGLREWLSHYGVTPETPHGYGHVGVALATSIVAIVNFLALALILRRRIKRLNGRDIFFSFAKITAASAVLSVVCYFSYHFMVGQFGVAGLPLRLAEAFVPIGLGGIAFVIVAKLLRVTELEQAFGMLRRKLGR is encoded by the coding sequence ATGGCGACAAACGAGACCGAACAAATTGAGCCCGAGGAATCGCCGGAAATGCTGGCCGAGCCCGAGGCGATCGCTGAGCCTGTGACCAAGCAAACGAGCGTCGCACGTTCGGCGGGGATCGTTTCAATTGCGGTCATGTTCTCGCGCGTTTTGGGGTTGGTGCGCGAAATGATATTTGCGCGTTATTTCGGTGCGGGCTTTTTGATGGACGCTTATGTGGTGGCGTTTCGAATACCGAATGTACTCCGCGATCTGTTTGCCGAAGGCGCCTTGTCGGTCGCGTTCGTCAAAGTTTTCACGGATTATCAGGTAAACAAAGGCGAGAAAGAGGCGTGGCGTTTGGCAAGCCTGGTACTCAACCTGCTGGCCGTGATATTGAGCGTGGTGTGCATCGTTGGGATCATCTTTTCGCGGCAGTTCGTCGATCTTGTTGCGGATGGCTTTTCACCCGAAAAAGCAGCACTTGCGACGACGCTGACGCAGATAATGTTCCCGTTCATCCTGCTTGTCGCACTCGCGGCGGTGGCGATGGGCGTGCTCAATACCAAGGGCGTTTTCGGCATTCCGGCGTCGGCATCAACTGTGTTCAATATCGTTTCGATCGCTTTTGGTTTGGGGCTCGCATACTGGCTGAGCGGCGGCGGCTGGCTGAATGCGGGCGATGAGAATGCTATTCCCGAATCCTCAGCACAATGGGCAATTATCGGTATGTCGATCGGCACACTTATCGGAGGCGGTGCGCAGTTCTTTATGCAGATACCGTCGCTGTTCAAGGTCGGTTTCCGTTTTTCGCCGGTGCTGAGCTTGATCGATCCGGGCATTAAAAAGGTTGCGGCACTGATGGCACCGGCGATAATCGGAACCTCGGCGGTACAGGTCAACGTACTGATAAACACGTACTTTGTCTCAAATATCGAAGGCGCGCAAGGGTGGCTCAATTTCGGATTCCGGCTGATGCAGTTGCCGATCGGTGTATTCGGCGTCGCGGTCGGAACCGCAGCGATTCCGGTAATGTCACGCCTCGCGAGCGAAGGCAAGATCAAAGATCTGCGAGATACGATCTCGTCGTCGATGAACCTCGTTTTCCTAATGACGCTGCCGTCCGCCTGCGGCCTGATCGTGCTCGGCGAACCGATAATCCGGCTGATCTACGAACGCGGCAAATTTGACGAGACCGCGACGACCATGACCGCCGCGGCTCTTGCCGGCTATTCGATCGGCCTGACAGGCTATGCCGCGATCAAGATCTTATCGCCCGCGTTCTACGCGCTTGATGACGCCAAAACGCCGATGCTCATTGCATTGGGCTCGATCGCCGTCAATTTCATCGGCAGCTACGGGCTTCGGGAATGGCTGTCGCACTACGGCGTGACGCCCGAAACGCCGCACGGCTACGGCCACGTCGGTGTTGCACTGGCAACGTCGATCGTCGCGATCGTCAATTTTCTGGCGCTCGCATTGATATTGCGTAGGCGCATCAAACGGCTCAACGGCCGCGATATCTTTTTCTCGTTCGCGAAGATCACGGCGGCGTCGGCCGTGTTGTCGGTGGTCTGTTATTTTAGCTACCACTTTATGGTCGGGCAATTTGGCGTCGCCGGATTGCCGCTGCGTCTGGCCGAGGCTTTTGTACCGATCGGGCTCGGCGGGATCGCGTTTGTGATAGTCGCCAAATTGCTGCGGGTGACCGAACTCGAGCAGGCGTTTGGAATGCTGCGGAGGAAATTAGGGAGATGA
- a CDS encoding gamma carbonic anhydrase family protein, whose amino-acid sequence MIRTFNSIEPKVHESVFVAEDAVIIGDVEIGADASIWYGSVVRGDVSYIRIGARTNIQDMTMIHVSSDFGPTIVEDEVTVGHRVTLHGCHVERQCLIGMSATIMDHARIGEQSIIGAGSLVSPGTIIPPRVLAIGSPARVKRDLTEAEIAYLDTSWRNYVELKQHYVTTT is encoded by the coding sequence ATGATCAGGACATTCAATTCGATCGAACCAAAGGTTCACGAGTCCGTATTTGTCGCCGAGGATGCCGTGATCATCGGCGATGTCGAGATCGGTGCGGACGCGAGTATTTGGTACGGTAGCGTGGTCCGCGGCGATGTCAGCTACATTCGCATCGGTGCGAGGACCAATATTCAAGATATGACGATGATCCACGTCAGCTCCGATTTTGGCCCGACCATTGTCGAAGACGAGGTGACCGTGGGCCATCGCGTGACGCTGCACGGCTGCCACGTCGAACGCCAATGCCTGATCGGCATGAGCGCGACCATTATGGACCATGCCCGCATCGGCGAGCAGTCGATCATCGGTGCAGGTTCGCTCGTCTCGCCGGGAACGATAATTCCGCCGCGAGTGCTCGCGATCGGTTCGCCGGCCCGCGTCAAACGCGACCTGACCGAGGCCGAGATCGCATATCTCGACACGTCCTGGCGAAACTACGTCGAACTAAAGCAGCATTACGTCACGACAACGTAG
- a CDS encoding transposase has product MFRISRTIPAYYFTSIAHHRLPIFRTDKVKQILCDAFSEVRTKHGILILAYVIMLDHVHLLVYSQKEMSDALRTRLRYLAKTRFTKRSSIFTRILFVQDL; this is encoded by the coding sequence ATGTTCCGGATATCCCGAACAATACCTGCATATTATTTCACTTCGATAGCCCATCACCGCTTGCCGATCTTTCGTACTGACAAAGTAAAACAGATACTGTGCGATGCATTCAGCGAAGTTCGAACGAAGCATGGCATACTAATTCTCGCGTATGTGATCATGCTCGATCACGTTCACTTGCTCGTTTATTCACAGAAAGAGATGAGCGATGCCCTTCGCACTCGCTTGAGATATTTGGCGAAGACACGTTTCACCAAAAGGTCGAGTATATTCACCAGAATCCTGTTCGTGCAGGATTTGTAG